The Desulfobulbus propionicus DSM 2032 DNA segment GATGAAATTGAACCGGTCAGGGCAGAATCCGCACCGTGTTCGGGGTGATGGTGACGATCACGATGGGTGCGTGTCCCGGCAGATTGATGCCATGAACCTGCACCGGTAGCTCGTTGTTGGCGCTCTTGGCCGCGGCGTTGACCGAGGCCCGGAACAGCATGACCAGTTCCGGGGTTGCGTGAACGATCTGTTCCGGGATATCGGCCTCCACGCTCACCGTAGCCGGGGCAAGTTTGCCGGTGGGCAGGTCGCCCGCCTTGATGTTGATCGGCACGTCGCGCACGACCTTCCGCACCATGATCTCCCTGATCACCACATTGGCCTCGACCACCGTTTCGCCAAGGAGCTTGAGCAGGGCCTCGTTGAGGTCGAGATGGACTTGAAAGGTGCTTGAGCGGTCGGCGCCCTCAAGGTCGATTGTCGAGGTGCTCAGGGCCTGTTCCTTGTCGACGACGGTCTGCGGCCCGGTGACGATGATATGGGCGGGACTGAGGGTCAGGCGTTGCAGCTCGAAACCGGCAGCGGGTTTGCCTTTGGTGACCGGAGTGATGGTCAGGTCTTTGTGGACCAGCCGGTCCACCAA contains these protein-coding regions:
- a CDS encoding CdaR family protein, coding for MRTTPDLTVLTRHWLLKLLSLIIGASLWYFVVGEDRVDLVVTIPLELRNLPADLVIANQYKKEIEVAVSGPRRLIQEMRRQNISLPINLEKATPGALVIKNEPESIALPRGIAVQRVQPANITLLVDRLVHKDLTITPVTKGKPAAGFELQRLTLSPAHIIVTGPQTVVDKEQALSTSTIDLEGADRSSTFQVHLDLNEALLKLLGETVVEANVVIREIMVRKVVRDVPINIKAGDLPTGKLAPATVSVEADIPEQIVHATPELVMLFRASVNAAAKSANNELPVQVHGINLPGHAPIVIVTITPNTVRILP